A DNA window from Sphingomonas changnyeongensis contains the following coding sequences:
- the hisF gene encoding imidazole glycerol phosphate synthase subunit HisF — translation MSVRLRVIPCLDVAGGRVVKGVQFVDLVDAGDPVEQARAYDAAGADELCFLDITASHEARGTMIDVVRRTAEVCFMPLTVGGGVRSVEDARALLLAGADKVAVNSAAVARPELCAELADRFGSQCVVASVDARRVDGGWEVFTHGGRRPTGIDAIEHAHRLAALGAGELLVTSMDRDGTQGGYDLGLVRAIADSVDVPVIASGGVGTLDDLVAGARDGHASAVLAASIFHFGRHSIAEAHAALAAAGFAVRRHDSAA, via the coding sequence ATGAGCGTCAGGCTGCGCGTCATCCCCTGTCTGGACGTGGCCGGCGGCCGCGTGGTCAAGGGTGTCCAGTTCGTCGATCTGGTCGATGCCGGCGATCCGGTCGAACAGGCGCGCGCCTATGACGCCGCCGGTGCCGACGAGCTGTGTTTCCTCGACATCACCGCCAGCCACGAGGCGCGGGGGACGATGATCGACGTCGTGCGCCGCACGGCGGAGGTGTGTTTCATGCCGCTGACCGTCGGCGGCGGCGTGCGCAGCGTCGAGGATGCGCGCGCGCTGCTGCTCGCCGGGGCGGACAAGGTGGCGGTCAACTCCGCCGCCGTCGCGCGGCCGGAGCTGTGCGCGGAGCTGGCCGACCGGTTCGGCAGCCAGTGCGTCGTCGCCTCGGTCGACGCGCGGCGCGTGGACGGGGGCTGGGAGGTGTTCACCCATGGCGGGCGGCGGCCGACCGGCATCGACGCGATCGAACATGCCCACCGGCTGGCGGCGCTGGGCGCGGGCGAGCTGCTGGTCACGTCGATGGACCGCGACGGGACGCAGGGCGGCTATGATCTGGGCCTGGTGCGCGCCATCGCCGATTCGGTCGATGTGCCGGTGATCGCCAGCGGCGGCGTCGGCACGCTCGACGATCTGGTCGCCGGCGCGCGCGACGGCCATGCGAGCGCGGTGCTTGCCGCCTCGATCTTCCATTTCGGGCGGCACAGCATTGCCGAAGCGCATGCCGCGCTTGCCGCCGCCGGCTTTGCCGTGCGCCGGCACGACAGCGCCGCCTGA
- a CDS encoding DUF4402 domain-containing protein — protein sequence MKTMILKALAFAGVAAAGTLTSAPAFAQSATGDATVTVLQALSVTKTADLNFGKITASNTASTVAVAQDGTRTCGTGLTCYGTTTAGAFNVLGSAGESVSVVLDNPTITLANGASDTMSVALTASASSLTLTGGAGSFRVAGVLNVGAFQAQGTYTGQYSVSVNYQ from the coding sequence ATGAAGACCATGATTCTCAAGGCTCTGGCGTTCGCCGGGGTCGCCGCTGCCGGCACGCTGACGAGCGCGCCCGCCTTTGCCCAGTCCGCGACCGGCGATGCGACCGTGACCGTGCTGCAGGCGCTTTCCGTGACCAAGACCGCCGATCTCAACTTCGGCAAGATCACCGCCTCGAACACCGCCTCGACCGTTGCGGTCGCGCAGGACGGCACCCGCACCTGCGGCACCGGCCTGACCTGCTATGGCACCACCACCGCGGGCGCGTTCAACGTGCTCGGCTCGGCCGGCGAATCGGTCTCGGTCGTGCTCGACAACCCGACCATCACGCTGGCCAATGGCGCGTCGGATACGATGAGCGTCGCGCTGACCGCCTCGGCCTCGTCGCTGACGCTGACCGGCGGCGCGGGCAGCTTCCGCGTTGCGGGCGTGCTCAACGTCGGCGCGTTCCAGGCGCAGGGCACCTATACCGGCCAGTATTCGGTGTCGGTCAACTATCAGTAA
- a CDS encoding phosphoribosyl-ATP diphosphatase produces MDLTALEALVRARRDADPDQSYVARLRARGIRRIAQKVGEEAVETAIAAASGDRDGMVGEVADLIFHLAVLLDAHDLSFSQVMDELARREGVSGLDEKAARRS; encoded by the coding sequence ATGGACCTGACCGCGCTCGAAGCCCTTGTCCGCGCCCGGCGCGATGCCGATCCCGACCAGTCCTATGTCGCGCGGCTGCGCGCGCGCGGCATCAGGCGGATTGCCCAGAAGGTCGGCGAGGAGGCGGTCGAAACCGCGATCGCAGCGGCGAGCGGCGACCGCGACGGCATGGTCGGCGAAGTCGCGGACCTGATTTTCCATCTCGCGGTGCTGCTTGACGCGCACGACCTGTCATTCAGCCAGGTGATGGACGAACTGGCCCGGCGCGAAGGCGTATCTGGGCTGGATGAAAAGGCGGCGCGCCGTTCATGA
- a CDS encoding SspB family protein, protein MTDALPDSLIPYDEIVQEALRAVVGRVLGEVERSGGLPGDHHFYITFKTSAPGVDLPKHLTERFPDEMTIVLQNKFWDLKVFEERFEVGLSFNQIPARLVIPFAAVTGFVDPAVNFALQFQAQGDTGAPEHDDAENDVPGIVTSEDGSNVVTVDFGRKK, encoded by the coding sequence ATGACCGATGCTTTGCCGGACAGCCTGATTCCCTATGACGAAATCGTGCAGGAAGCCCTGCGCGCGGTCGTCGGGCGCGTGCTGGGCGAGGTGGAACGCTCGGGCGGGCTGCCCGGCGACCATCATTTCTACATCACGTTCAAGACCTCGGCCCCCGGGGTCGATCTGCCCAAGCACCTGACCGAGCGCTTTCCGGACGAGATGACCATCGTCCTTCAGAACAAATTCTGGGACCTGAAGGTGTTCGAGGAACGGTTCGAGGTTGGTTTGAGCTTCAACCAGATTCCCGCCCGGCTGGTCATTCCCTTCGCCGCGGTCACCGGGTTCGTCGATCCGGCGGTGAACTTCGCCTTGCAGTTCCAGGCCCAGGGCGACACCGGCGCGCCCGAGCATGACGATGCCGAAAATGATGTGCCCGGCATCGTCACGTCCGAAGACGGGTCGAATGTCGTGACCGTGGATTTCGGCCGCAAGAAATAA
- a CDS encoding DUF4402 domain-containing protein, whose protein sequence is MRCIGNASPGEIAITGAESYLVSIAVTPATLVNAQGDAIRVRPVLAAETLTLQPGNRRNRVGLGGTLSLGARQAPGDYRGEYLITVDYL, encoded by the coding sequence ATGCGGTGCATCGGCAATGCCAGCCCCGGCGAAATCGCCATCACCGGCGCGGAATCCTATCTGGTCTCGATCGCCGTGACGCCTGCCACGCTCGTCAATGCGCAGGGCGACGCGATCCGCGTGCGGCCGGTGCTCGCGGCCGAAACCCTGACCCTGCAGCCGGGCAACCGGCGCAACCGTGTCGGGCTGGGCGGCACGCTCAGCCTCGGCGCGCGCCAGGCGCCGGGCGACTATCGCGGCGAATATCTGATCACCGTCGATTATTTGTAA
- the fumC gene encoding class II fumarate hydratase has product MTIRIETDSLGPVEVPASAYWGAQTARSIANFPFGPAERMPIGIVHALALVKQAAARVNRRHGLAPDLADAIEAAAADVAAGRFDDQFPLVIWQTGSGTQTNMNVNEVIAGIANERLAGTRGGKVPVHPNDHVNRSQSSNDSFPAAMHVAAARALAGDLLPALTRMAAVLDGHARDWDDIVKIGRTHLQDATPLTLGQEFSGYRAQVEAAAARLESVRPRLHLLAQGGTAVGTGLNAPPGFADAVAAELAALTGLPFAAAPNLFAELAAHDSLVELSGALNVLAVALTKIANDIRLLGSGPRAGLGELALPANEPGSSIMPGKVNPTQAEMLTMVAAQVMGNHVAATIGGLQGHLELNVFKPLIGANVLRSITLLATGVDSFTRRALVGLRPERARIAELVDRSLMLVTALAPAIGYDNAAAIAKHAHASGLSLRDAGLALGLVDAATFDRLVRPEAMTGPSPD; this is encoded by the coding sequence ATGACCATCCGGATTGAAACCGACAGCCTTGGCCCGGTCGAGGTGCCGGCCAGCGCCTATTGGGGCGCGCAGACGGCACGGTCCATCGCCAATTTCCCCTTCGGCCCGGCCGAGCGGATGCCCATCGGCATTGTTCACGCGCTCGCGCTGGTCAAACAGGCGGCGGCGCGGGTCAATCGCCGCCACGGGCTTGCGCCGGATCTGGCCGATGCCATCGAGGCCGCGGCGGCCGATGTGGCGGCCGGGCGGTTCGACGACCAGTTCCCGCTGGTCATCTGGCAGACCGGGTCCGGCACCCAGACCAACATGAACGTGAACGAGGTGATCGCCGGGATCGCCAATGAACGGCTGGCCGGCACGCGCGGCGGCAAGGTGCCGGTTCACCCCAATGACCATGTCAACCGCAGCCAGTCCTCGAACGACAGCTTTCCCGCCGCCATGCATGTCGCCGCCGCGCGCGCGCTGGCGGGCGATCTGCTGCCCGCGCTGACGCGGATGGCAGCCGTGCTGGACGGCCATGCCCGTGACTGGGACGATATCGTCAAAATCGGCCGCACCCATTTGCAGGATGCGACGCCGCTGACGCTGGGGCAGGAGTTTTCCGGCTATCGCGCCCAGGTCGAGGCGGCGGCCGCGCGCCTCGAATCGGTCAGGCCCAGGCTGCATCTGCTCGCGCAGGGCGGCACGGCGGTCGGCACCGGGCTGAACGCCCCGCCGGGCTTTGCCGATGCCGTGGCGGCCGAGCTGGCGGCGCTCACCGGCCTGCCGTTCGCTGCCGCGCCCAATCTGTTCGCCGAACTGGCCGCGCACGACAGTTTGGTCGAACTGTCGGGGGCGCTCAACGTGCTCGCCGTCGCGCTGACCAAGATCGCCAACGATATCCGTCTGCTCGGCTCGGGGCCGCGCGCCGGGCTGGGCGAACTGGCGCTGCCGGCCAATGAACCGGGCAGCTCGATCATGCCCGGCAAGGTCAACCCGACCCAGGCGGAAATGCTCACCATGGTCGCGGCGCAGGTGATGGGCAATCATGTTGCGGCCACGATCGGCGGGTTGCAGGGGCATCTTGAACTGAATGTGTTCAAGCCGCTGATCGGCGCGAATGTCTTGCGCTCGATCACGCTGCTCGCCACCGGGGTCGACAGCTTTACCCGGCGGGCGCTTGTCGGGCTGAGGCCGGAGCGGGCGCGGATCGCCGAACTGGTCGACCGCTCGCTGATGCTGGTGACCGCGCTTGCGCCTGCGATCGGCTATGACAATGCCGCCGCGATCGCCAAACATGCCCATGCCAGCGGCCTCAGCCTGCGTGATGCGGGCCTGGCGCTCGGGCTGGTCGATGCCGCGACGTTCGACCGGCTGGTGCGGCCCGAGGCGATGACCGGCCCCTCGCCGGACTAA
- the hisB gene encoding imidazoleglycerol-phosphate dehydratase HisB has product MRQATITRNTSETRIAVSVNLDGTGEYRVATGIGFLDHMLEQLARHSLIDLDVAVEGDLHIDQHHTTEDCALAIGEAISRALGERRGIMRYGHAYAPMDEALTRAAIDISGRPYLVWKLDFTQTKLGEWDTELVEHWFHSFAQTAGLTLHVENLYGRNNHHLVESAFKALARALRQAVTIDPRKAGDIPSTKGTLGG; this is encoded by the coding sequence ATGAGGCAGGCGACGATCACCCGCAACACCAGCGAAACCCGCATCGCGGTGTCGGTCAATCTGGACGGGACGGGCGAATACCGGGTGGCGACCGGGATCGGCTTTCTCGACCATATGCTCGAACAGCTGGCGCGCCATTCGCTGATCGACCTCGACGTCGCGGTCGAGGGCGATCTGCATATCGACCAGCATCACACGACCGAGGATTGCGCGCTGGCCATCGGCGAGGCGATCAGCCGCGCGCTCGGCGAACGCCGCGGCATCATGCGCTACGGCCATGCCTATGCGCCGATGGACGAGGCGCTGACCCGCGCGGCGATCGACATTTCGGGCCGGCCCTATCTGGTGTGGAAGCTCGATTTCACCCAGACCAAGCTGGGCGAATGGGACACCGAGCTGGTCGAACACTGGTTCCACAGCTTTGCGCAGACCGCGGGGCTGACCCTGCATGTCGAAAACCTTTATGGCCGCAACAACCATCATCTGGTCGAAAGCGCGTTCAAGGCGCTCGCCCGGGCGCTGCGCCAGGCGGTGACCATCGATCCGCGCAAGGCCGGGGACATTCCCTCGACCAAAGGGACGCTCGGTGGCTGA
- a CDS encoding CatB-related O-acetyltransferase yields the protein MPETKLYRLLRAIKHRLVGANLPPDLLAERYPDQQIGPFSYGDLQLPAYPGDARLRMGAYCSVAAGVQVLLGGEHRPDWVTTYPFPAKDPRFAAIPGHPRTKGDVVIGNDVWLGREAMILSGVTIGDGAVVGARALVTRDVPPYAIVAGNPGVVVRKRFDDATIARLLALRWWDWPAERVARAVPMMLDRDIAAFLDAAEAGRI from the coding sequence ATGCCCGAAACCAAGCTCTACCGCCTGTTGCGCGCGATCAAGCACCGTCTGGTCGGTGCCAATCTGCCGCCCGACCTGCTGGCCGAACGCTATCCCGATCAGCAGATCGGCCCGTTCAGCTATGGCGATCTGCAGTTGCCCGCCTATCCGGGCGATGCGCGGCTGCGCATGGGGGCCTATTGCTCGGTGGCGGCCGGGGTGCAGGTGCTGCTGGGCGGCGAACACCGGCCGGACTGGGTGACCACCTATCCCTTTCCCGCCAAGGATCCGCGCTTTGCCGCCATTCCCGGCCATCCGCGCACCAAGGGCGATGTCGTGATCGGCAATGATGTGTGGCTGGGGCGCGAGGCGATGATCCTGTCCGGCGTCACCATCGGCGACGGCGCGGTGGTCGGCGCGCGCGCGCTCGTCACGCGCGACGTGCCGCCTTACGCCATCGTCGCCGGCAATCCGGGGGTTGTGGTGCGCAAGCGTTTCGACGACGCGACCATCGCCCGGCTGCTCGCGCTCCGCTGGTGGGACTGGCCGGCCGAGCGGGTGGCACGCGCCGTGCCGATGATGCTCGACCGCGATATTGCGGCGTTTCTGGATGCGGCAGAGGCTGGCCGTATCTGA
- the hisH gene encoding imidazole glycerol phosphate synthase subunit HisH, producing MAETVALVDYGAGNVHSVLNALRAAGAGTVELTADPDRLRRADRIVLPGVGAFAAAMRALAAAPGLIDALDARVRGQGIPFLGICVGMQLMATTGEEHGRTAGLGWLDGVVRAVPAQGVKVPHMGWNDVTPTAAHPLLPAGEAYFLHSFAYHGEDVLAVTDHGGPVTAAIGRDNMVGVQFHPEKSQRYGLALLQSFLAWRP from the coding sequence GTGGCTGAGACGGTCGCGCTGGTCGATTATGGCGCGGGCAACGTCCATTCGGTGCTGAATGCGCTCAGGGCAGCGGGGGCCGGGACGGTCGAACTGACCGCCGATCCGGACCGGCTGCGGCGCGCCGACCGCATCGTGCTGCCCGGCGTCGGCGCATTTGCGGCGGCGATGCGCGCGCTTGCGGCCGCACCCGGGCTGATCGACGCGCTCGACGCGCGGGTGCGCGGCCAGGGCATCCCGTTTCTGGGCATCTGTGTCGGCATGCAGCTGATGGCGACGACCGGCGAGGAACATGGCCGGACGGCGGGGCTGGGCTGGCTGGACGGCGTCGTCCGCGCGGTGCCGGCACAGGGCGTGAAGGTGCCCCATATGGGGTGGAACGATGTGACGCCGACCGCCGCTCACCCGCTGCTGCCCGCCGGCGAGGCCTATTTCCTGCACAGCTTTGCCTATCACGGCGAGGATGTGCTTGCGGTGACCGACCATGGCGGTCCGGTCACCGCCGCAATCGGGCGCGACAACATGGTCGGCGTCCAGTTCCATCCCGAAAAGAGCCAGCGCTACGGCCTGGCGCTGCTCCAGTCCTTTCTTGCGTGGCGTCCATGA
- the hisA gene encoding 1-(5-phosphoribosyl)-5-[(5-phosphoribosylamino)methylideneamino]imidazole-4-carboxamide isomerase, protein MIIFPAIDLKAGQVVRLAEGDMARATVYSDDPAAQAAAFGAQGAEWLHIVDLDGAFAGESVNGQVVRRIVTGFSGCIQLGGGIRTRAAIERWFDYGVVRAVIGTAALTDPDLVRGAARDFPGKIVVAVDARDGMVATQGWADVSDVPVIDLARRFEDAGVAALLFTDIGRDGLLKGVNVEATVALAEAVSLPVIASGGVAGIEDVRALRGKPGIEGVICGRAIYDGRLDLAAALTEARA, encoded by the coding sequence ATGATCATTTTTCCCGCAATCGACCTCAAAGCCGGCCAGGTCGTCCGCCTTGCCGAAGGCGACATGGCCCGGGCGACCGTCTATTCGGACGATCCCGCCGCCCAGGCGGCGGCCTTTGGCGCGCAGGGGGCCGAATGGCTCCACATCGTCGATCTTGACGGCGCCTTTGCCGGCGAAAGCGTGAACGGCCAGGTGGTGCGGCGGATCGTCACCGGCTTTTCGGGCTGCATCCAGCTGGGCGGCGGCATCCGCACGCGCGCGGCGATCGAACGCTGGTTCGATTATGGCGTGGTGCGCGCGGTGATCGGCACGGCGGCGCTCACCGATCCCGATCTGGTGCGCGGCGCGGCGCGCGATTTTCCCGGCAAGATCGTCGTCGCCGTCGATGCGCGCGACGGCATGGTCGCCACCCAGGGCTGGGCCGATGTGTCGGACGTGCCGGTGATCGATCTGGCGCGGCGGTTCGAGGATGCGGGCGTCGCCGCGCTGCTGTTCACCGATATCGGCCGCGACGGGCTGCTCAAGGGCGTCAATGTCGAGGCGACGGTCGCGCTGGCCGAGGCGGTGTCGCTGCCGGTGATCGCGAGCGGCGGGGTTGCGGGGATCGAGGATGTCCGCGCGCTGCGCGGCAAGCCGGGGATCGAAGGCGTAATCTGCGGCCGGGCGATCTATGACGGCCGGCTGGACCTTGCCGCCGCGCTCACCGAGGCGCGGGCGTGA
- a CDS encoding carboxypeptidase-like regulatory domain-containing protein: MLVEDRRDLIGWRARPDRALAPPGWRGGIAVEQGLGHGTALALAVHRAPVRTGTQSYVEAGLRAGVMRLLGEVNLAAARDGGRALRVNVIGDLARTNISVEAIRNRGLTSERLDPSARSVTAIGIDRPVRVAGLVLPLRFDLRTTLSRAERLTEARGRVSLIAGRIAASATLGWRRAAPRGGPARDEAVMGLLVNGRTGRVRLRGEMEWAVRPRPELVSALATANLAIGPADELQLTTGYAGRERAGFAGANYTRDFGLFAASFNAQANSRGSFSLGLAAQFSFGPGGAGRFGRFRSGSRATSGALAVSAFFDLNGDGLRQPGEPPAPLGGLVVDGAPAEAPAGASSRADSPGPWLIEGLDPAVPVQVALDPARLTDPFDAPGDAGVAAVPRAGLVTPVELGIVRTATIDGVLARAGRPLAGEEVELVDRHGVAVHRLRTEFDGFFSFERVRFGQYRLRLARGGTDCMAEPIAIGPERLALRLGLIELARPPERLARR; encoded by the coding sequence GTGCTGGTCGAGGACCGGCGCGACCTGATCGGCTGGCGCGCGCGGCCCGACCGCGCGCTCGCCCCGCCCGGCTGGCGCGGCGGCATCGCGGTCGAACAGGGGCTGGGCCATGGCACGGCGCTGGCGCTGGCCGTGCACCGCGCGCCGGTCCGGACCGGCACCCAGAGCTATGTCGAGGCCGGGCTGCGCGCAGGGGTCATGCGGCTGCTGGGCGAGGTCAATCTGGCCGCCGCGCGCGACGGCGGCCGGGCGCTGCGCGTCAATGTGATCGGCGATCTGGCGCGGACCAACATTTCAGTGGAGGCGATCCGCAACCGCGGGCTGACCAGCGAGCGGCTCGATCCATCGGCGCGGTCGGTGACCGCGATCGGCATCGACCGGCCGGTCAGGGTGGCCGGGCTGGTGCTGCCGCTGCGCTTTGATCTGCGCACCACCCTGTCGCGCGCCGAACGGCTGACCGAGGCGCGCGGCCGCGTGTCGCTGATCGCCGGGCGCATCGCGGCCAGCGCCACGCTCGGCTGGCGGCGCGCGGCGCCGCGCGGCGGGCCGGCGCGCGACGAGGCGGTGATGGGGCTGCTGGTCAATGGCCGGACGGGCCGGGTGCGGCTGCGCGGCGAGATGGAATGGGCGGTGCGCCCGCGCCCGGAACTGGTGAGCGCGCTTGCCACCGCCAATCTGGCCATCGGCCCGGCCGATGAGCTGCAGCTGACCACCGGCTATGCCGGGCGCGAGCGCGCGGGCTTTGCGGGGGCGAATTACACGCGCGATTTCGGGCTGTTCGCCGCCAGCTTCAACGCCCAGGCCAACAGCCGGGGCAGCTTTTCGCTCGGCCTGGCCGCGCAGTTCAGCTTCGGCCCCGGCGGTGCCGGCCGGTTCGGCCGCTTCCGCTCGGGCAGCCGCGCGACCAGCGGCGCGCTGGCGGTCAGCGCCTTTTTCGATCTGAACGGCGATGGCCTGCGCCAGCCCGGCGAGCCGCCCGCGCCGCTGGGCGGCCTTGTCGTGGATGGTGCACCCGCCGAAGCGCCCGCCGGCGCGTCCAGCCGCGCCGATTCGCCCGGCCCCTGGCTGATCGAGGGGCTGGACCCCGCCGTCCCGGTGCAGGTGGCGCTCGATCCGGCGCGGCTGACCGATCCGTTCGACGCGCCCGGCGATGCCGGGGTCGCCGCCGTGCCCCGCGCCGGGCTGGTGACGCCGGTCGAGCTGGGCATTGTGCGCACGGCGACGATCGACGGCGTGCTGGCGCGCGCCGGGCGGCCGCTGGCGGGCGAGGAGGTGGAGCTGGTCGACCGGCACGGCGTGGCCGTCCACCGGCTGCGGACCGAGTTTGACGGCTTTTTCAGCTTCGAGCGGGTACGGTTCGGCCAGTACCGGCTGCGTCTTGCGCGCGGCGGCACCGACTGCATGGCCGAACCCATCGCGATCGGGCCGGAGCGGCTGGCCCTGCGGCTGGGCCTGATCGAGCTGGCGCGCCCACCCGAACGCCTAGCGCGACGATGA
- the gmk gene encoding guanylate kinase: MFRPAPSPTPRADDPHKFKRRGLLLILSSPSGAGKSTISRKLLAADANLEMSVSVTTRPIRPGEVDGRDYHFVDLARFKDMVAAGEFLEWAHVFGQRYGTPRAPVEAMLAQGRDVLFDIDWQGAQQLYQLAGADVVRVFILPPSMDELERRLRGRGTDSDEVIDARMSRAAAEIGHWDGYDYVLVNDDAEACFQKVQTILNAERLKRSRQGGLIGFVRNLTRAKD, translated from the coding sequence GTGTTCCGCCCCGCCCCATCCCCCACGCCCCGCGCCGATGATCCGCACAAATTCAAGCGGCGCGGCCTGTTGCTGATCCTGTCGTCGCCCAGCGGTGCCGGCAAATCGACGATCTCGCGCAAGCTGCTTGCCGCCGACGCCAATCTGGAAATGTCGGTGTCGGTGACGACGCGGCCGATCCGCCCTGGCGAGGTCGACGGGCGCGATTATCATTTCGTCGATCTGGCGCGGTTCAAGGACATGGTCGCGGCCGGCGAGTTCCTCGAATGGGCGCACGTCTTCGGCCAGCGTTACGGCACGCCGCGCGCGCCCGTGGAGGCCATGCTCGCCCAGGGCCGCGACGTGCTGTTCGATATCGACTGGCAGGGCGCGCAGCAGCTTTACCAGCTTGCCGGTGCCGATGTCGTGCGCGTGTTCATCCTGCCGCCGTCGATGGACGAGCTGGAACGCCGGCTGCGCGGGCGCGGCACCGACAGCGACGAGGTGATCGACGCGCGGATGAGCCGCGCCGCCGCCGAAATCGGCCATTGGGACGGCTATGACTATGTGCTCGTCAACGACGATGCCGAGGCCTGTTTCCAGAAGGTGCAGACGATCCTCAACGCCGAACGGCTGAAGCGCAGCCGCCAGGGCGGGCTGATCGGCTTTGTCCGCAACCTGACCCGCGCCAAGGATTGA
- a CDS encoding DUF4402 domain-containing protein gives MAAAFVGLWPATGAWAQSATGTASVRIVQAISVTKTSDLDFGRIVTGGSAGTVAIAADGSRACGSGLQCLGAVSPGGFTIMGAAGETVVVAIDSPNIQLSNGADTMVVALQASVQSLVLAEGKGQLRIAGVLTVGANQPPASIPANIRCPSIINDAARANRPGRRPCSIRHDQIQRDSPMFSRLLAGALALAAGLVVMSAPANAQGDLLVAPTRLVLSGASGGEVIVSNAGTATTTYRISLVVKRMDASGQIHAVPDGQALPAETAAVEMINHAPRRITLAPQQSQTIRIGVRPPPDLAPGEYRAHLLFRAVPDAPDAAAETPAPGGDAGMAIRLTPIYGVAIPVIVRIGTVDGAARLVSARLQPGADPAITVDLARSGDRSVYGTLDVLAPGRKEPVATIKGVSAYPEIAARQVRIPVLRERVAGVQGLTVRFTETDPAGRGATSEVAVR, from the coding sequence ATGGCCGCGGCCTTTGTCGGCCTGTGGCCGGCGACCGGCGCATGGGCGCAGTCCGCGACCGGGACGGCGAGCGTCCGCATCGTGCAGGCGATCAGCGTCACCAAGACCAGCGACCTTGATTTCGGCAGGATCGTGACCGGCGGCAGCGCCGGGACGGTCGCCATTGCCGCCGATGGCAGCCGCGCCTGCGGCAGCGGCCTGCAATGTCTGGGCGCGGTCAGCCCCGGCGGCTTCACGATCATGGGTGCGGCCGGCGAGACGGTGGTGGTCGCCATCGACAGCCCGAACATCCAGCTGTCGAACGGCGCCGACACCATGGTGGTCGCTTTGCAGGCGTCGGTGCAGAGCCTGGTGCTTGCCGAGGGCAAGGGCCAGCTGCGCATCGCCGGCGTGCTGACGGTGGGGGCGAACCAGCCCCCGGCGTCTATTCCGGCCAATATTCGGTGTCCGTCAATTATCAATGACGCCGCCCGGGCCAACCGGCCCGGACGCCGACCCTGCTCAATCCGACACGATCAAATCCAAAGGGATTCGCCCATGTTTTCCCGCCTTTTGGCCGGGGCGCTTGCGCTCGCGGCCGGCCTTGTCGTCATGTCCGCGCCTGCCAATGCCCAGGGCGATCTGCTCGTCGCGCCGACGCGGCTCGTCCTGTCGGGCGCGTCGGGGGGCGAAGTGATCGTCAGCAATGCCGGCACCGCCACCACCACCTACCGCATCTCGCTGGTCGTCAAGCGGATGGACGCATCCGGCCAGATCCATGCGGTGCCCGACGGGCAGGCGCTGCCGGCGGAAACCGCAGCGGTCGAGATGATCAACCATGCGCCGCGCCGCATCACGCTCGCCCCGCAACAGTCGCAGACGATCCGCATCGGCGTGCGCCCGCCGCCCGATCTCGCGCCCGGCGAATATCGCGCGCATCTGCTGTTCCGCGCGGTTCCGGACGCGCCCGATGCCGCCGCCGAAACGCCCGCGCCGGGCGGCGATGCCGGCATGGCGATCCGGCTGACGCCGATCTACGGTGTGGCCATTCCGGTGATCGTGCGCATCGGCACCGTCGACGGTGCGGCGCGGCTGGTCTCCGCGCGGCTCCAGCCCGGGGCCGATCCGGCGATCACCGTCGATCTGGCGCGCAGCGGCGACCGGTCGGTCTATGGCACGCTCGACGTGCTGGCACCGGGCCGCAAGGAACCGGTGGCGACGATCAAGGGCGTGTCCGCCTATCCCGAAATCGCCGCGCGCCAGGTGCGTATCCCGGTCCTGCGCGAGCGGGTGGCCGGTGTTCAGGGGCTGACCGTGCGTTTCACCGAAACCGATCCGGCCGGGCGCGGCGCGACCAGCGAGGTGGCGGTCAGGTAA